In Actinoplanes lobatus, the DNA window CGGCGGAGCTGGTCCTCCTGGCTGGTGGCGGCGTCGGTGATCAACACCGGGCGCTCCGGGTGTCTCTTCACGCGAGCTCTCCGATCGACCCCGCCATCCTTGCACCGGACGGGCCGTCCCGCCCACCGGGTCGGGACCTCAGGCCTCCTTGGCCGCTTTCGCCTCGGCCTTGGCCTGCTTCTTGTAGGCGCGCACCCGGGCCAGCGAATCGGCGTCGACGATGTCGGCCACCGACCGGTACGACCCCTCCTCGCCGTAGCCGCCGGCCGCCTCCCGCCAGCCCTCCGGCCGCACGTCGTAGAGCTTGCCGAGCAGCGCCACGAAGATCTGCGCCTTCTGCTTCCCGAAGCCGGGCAGGGCGAGGATCCGGCGGTACAGCTCGGCGCCGGTCTTCGCGTCGCGCCACAGGTTCGCGGGGTCGCCGTCGTACCGGTCGGCGATGATCCGGCACACCTCCTGGGACCGCACCGCCATCGCCTTGGGGAAGCGGTGCAGCGCCGGCGGCTCGGCGAAGATCGCGATCAGCCGCTCGGAGTCGAAGTCGGCGATCTCGGTGGCGGTCGGCTCGTGCCCGAGCCGCTGCGCCAGCACCCACGGCGAGGTGAACGCCTTCTCCAGGGTGATCTGCTGGTCCAGCACGATGCCCAGGGTCACGGCGAGCGGGTCGCGGTTGAGAAGGTCGTTGGCTTCGGCCGGCACCGGCAGGGAGAACGTCACGACAATCATGATGGCAGGTCGGGCTGCGGTACCGTCCACGGTCATGCGCGCAGTGGTACAGACCGTGAGCCGGGCGAGCGTGACGGTCGACGACGAGGTGGTCGGCAAGATCGAGGACGGTCTGCTGGTCCTGGTCGGGGTCACCCACGACGACACCGCGGCCAAGGCCGCCGAACTGGCCCGCAAGACCTGGGAGCTGCGGGTGCTGGACGACCGGTCGGCCGCGGACCACAACGCGCCGATCCTGGTGGTCAGCCAGTTCACCCTCTACGGCGACGCCCGCAAGGGGCGCCGCCCGAGCTGGAGCGCGGCCGCGCCGGCCGAGACCGCCGAGCCGCTCGTCGAGGAGTACGTGACAGCACTGCGCGCCCGGGGAGCGACGGTAGAGACCGGTCGCTTCCGGGCGCACATGCTGGTGGAAAGCGTGAACGTGGGACCCTGCACGGTCCTGCTCGAGCTCTAGAAGAACAGCCCCCGGCGGGACGCCGACTGGCGCAGCCACTGGTCCAGACGCGACACCCAGTCCACCTGGTCGGCGGTGGCGTAGTCGACGTCGAAGCTGCCGAACGCGTCGTGCCCCTCGGTGAAGACGCCGCCGCGCTTGTCCAGCTCCAGCACCACCTGGAGCTTCTGCGGGGTGGGCAGGAAGGTCAGCTCCAGCTGGTTGATGCCGCTCGCGTACTGCGGCGGCGGGTAGAACTCGATCTCCTGGTAGAACGGCAGGTGCTGCTCCACCCCGTAGACCCGGCCCTGCTCCACGTCGGCCTTGCTGAACCGGAAACCGATCTGGAGCAGCGCGTTCAGGATGCGCTCCTGGGCCGGCAGCGGGTGCACGGCGACCGTGTCGAGATCCGACTTGTCGACGGCACGGGCCACCTCCAGCTCCGTGGCGAGACCCATCGTCATGCCGTGCAGATGCTGCCCGTACACCTCGGTGATCGGGGTCTGCCACGGCACCTCGAACCGGAACGGCACGTCGTGACGGACGCCCGGCTCCAGCTTGAACGAACCGGTCAGCCGCTGCCGCTGGAACTCCTGGTTCGACTGGTACTCACTGTCGCCGCTCTCCACCTCGACCCGGGTGGTGAGGGCGACGGCCACGTACTCGATATCCACCGCGTGGTCACCGCCGACCACGTGGACGTGCCCCTCGAGGAAGCCGCCCGGATAGGTGTTGGGGTTGGTCAGCACGGTGTCGACCGACGGCCCACCGACGCCGAGCGCTTGCAACATCTTCTTGAAGACCACGCAGATCCCCTCCTAGGGCCAAGCACATTATCGGCCAGCGGCAAGTGTCCCGGTGCCTCGAACGCCCGGTTGTCGGTTTGACGACCACAGGCTTCTCCCCGATTCATGCCACCTGGACGCTGGCCTCACCTCCGCTTAACGCGCCTCGGACGAAGCTAGCCCTCACACCGGCACGCAGCGGCTGGTTCGCACGAGACGTTATCGCGGGGGAGGGGACTCAAAGTGGTCCTGGAGATGAAGACGTCGGAGTCCACGGTCGTCGAGGCCATCGTGACCGACGAAGTCGAGACGCTGGCCGACCTGGACGCGACCGACGAGCGGGGCGTCTCGGCCGACCTGGTCCGCGCCTACCTCAACGGCATCGGCCGGACCCGGCTGCTCACCGCCGTCGAGGAGGTGACGCTCTCCAAGCGCATCGAGGCCGGCCTGTACGCCGAGGAGAAGCTGCCGTCGGCGCCCGCCGACCTGGCGCCCCTGCTGCGCGGGTCATCGTCGCCGAGGGCAAGGCCGCGAAGAACCACCTGCTGGAGGCGAACCTCCGCCTGGTGGTCAGCATCGCGAAGCGGTACACGGGGCGGGGCATGGCGTTCCTCGACCTGATCCAGGAGGGCAACCTCGGCCTGATCCGCGCCGTCGAGAAGTTCGACTACACCAAGGGCTACAAGTTCTCCACGTACGCCACCTGGTGGATCCGGCAGGCCATCACCCGCGCCATGGCCGACCAGGCCCGCACCATCCGCATCCCGGTGCACATGGTCGAGCAGGTCAACCGCATGGTCCGCTGCCGCCGCGACCTGGCCGCCACGATCGGCCGCGAGCCGAGCATCGCCGAGATCGCCAAGGCCATGGACGTGCCCGAGTTCCAGGTCATCGAGCTGATCTCGTACGACCGGGAGCCGGTGAGCCTGGACCAGGCGGTCGGCGAGGACGGCGAGAGCGCCCTCGGTGACTTCGTCGCCGCCGTCGACCCGAACGTGCCCGGCGAGGGGCACACCCAGGGCGAGCTGCGCAGCGAGGTGGAGATCGTGCTCAGCACCCTCTCCGAGCGGGAGTCCGCGGTGATCCGGCTGCGCTTCGGCCTGGACGACGGCCGCCAGCGCACCCTGGACGAGGTGGGCCGCGAGTTCGGCCTGAGCCGCGAGCGGATCCGCCAGATCGAGAAGGTCACCATGCTGAAGCTGCGTGACCCGGAGCGGGCGTCCCGCCTCGAGGCCTACGCCAGCTGACCCCTCACACCCTCCGCAACCTCCGGGGGCCGGTGTCCGGCCGGGCCCCCGGGTCACCGAACTCGACGGCCGCGTGCAGGACGGTCCAGCCGTCCGGGCGGGCCAGCACCGGGTTCAGGGTCAGCGACCGGACCCGCGGGTGCTCGTCGGCCAGCCGGCCCACCCGCAGCAGCAGGTCGATCAGGGCGGCCCGGTCCACCGGTGTGGAGCCACGGTAACCGTGCAGCAGCGGGGCCGCCCGGGGCTCGTCGACCAGCGCCTCCGCCGCGCGGTCGGTGAGCGGCGCGGCCCGCCAGGCCAGGTCGCCGAGCAGCTCACTCGCCACACCGCCGAGCCCGAAACCGATCACCGGGCCGAACGCCGGGTCCTCGACCATCTCGACGACGCAGGCGACGCCCGGCGGAACCATGGTCTGCACCAGCACGTCCGGACCGAAGTCCCCGGCCAGTTCGCGGTACGCCGCGCGTACCCCCTCCTCTCCGGCGAGGGTGAGGCGCACCGCGCCGAGGTCGATCCGATGGCGCAACGAACCGCCCGCCGCCTTGAGGGCGACCGGATAGCCCACCTCGGCCGCCGCGTCGACCGCCGCGTCCTCGTCGGTGACCTGCATCGCCGGCACCACCGGGATACCGTAGGCGGCGAGCAGCCCGGCCGGGTCCTCCGCGGTCTCGGCGGCCACCGGGTCCACGCCGGACAGCTCGGGCAGCACGCCCGGCGGGCGCCGCAGCCAGTCGGCGTAATCGGCCACCCGGGACAGCGCGCGGACCGCCTCCTCGACCGACGGATAGCCGGGCACCCGCGGCGGGGCCTGCCCGAAGACCATCGTCGCGACGGTCGGCTTCTCCCCCGCCAGGGCCACGCTCGCCAAGGCCGCCGCGAAATCGGCGTCCTCGTCGGCGTGCCGGCCGGGCACCGGCGGGGCGAAGACCACCAGCAGCGCGTCCACCCGGTCGTCGACGGCCGCGTCGGCCAGCGCGTCGGCGAGATCGTGCGCGCCGGCGTCCGGACCGGTGTCGTGCGGGTAACCGTCGGCCACCAGGAGACCGGCCGACCGGCAGGCGACCACGGCCAGTTCGGCGAGCGCCGACGAGTTGCCGACCACGGCGACCCGGCGGCCGGTCGGCAGCGGCTGATGGGCCAGGATCATGCCGACGTCGAAGAGCTCCTGCACGGTGTCGACCCGGATGACGCCGGAGCGGGCGAACAGAGCGGTCACCGCGTGCGCGTCCGGGCCGGGCGTGTCGCCGGCCAGACCGGGCGGGCGGGTCGCCGACGCCACCGCCACCACCGGCTTGATCCGGCTCATCCGGCGGGCCAGGCGGGCGAACTTGCGCGGGTTGCCGAAGGTCTCCAGATAGAGCAGCACCACGTCGGTGCCGGGGTCGTCCTGCCAGTACTGGAGCAGGTCGTTGCCGGAGACGTCGGCACGGTTGCCGGCCGACACGAAGCTGGACAGGCCCAGACCCCGGCGGTCGGCCTCGGCCAGCAGCGCCACACCGAGCGCGCCGCTCTGGCTGAAGAAGCCGACCCGGCCGGCGATCGGCAGGCGTGGGGAGAGGGTGGCGTTCAGGCGTACCCCGGGGTCGGTGTTGGCGATCCCGAAGCTGCTCGGGCCCACCACGCGCAACCCCGCGGCCCGCGCGGCCTCGATCAGGCCGCGCTGCTGGGCGCCGCCCTCCGGGCCGGTCTCGGCGAAGCCGGCCGAGACCACCACCGCGCCGCCCGCTCCGGCGCGGGCCGCGTCGCGCCCGGCCTCGGCGACCCGGTCCGCGGGCACGGCGATCAGGGCCAGGTCGATCGGGACACCGGCTTCCGAGGCCATCCGGTACGCGGTGAGCCCGGCCACCCGTTCGGCGGACGGATGCACCGGGACGATCGCGCCGGTGTAGCCGCCGTCACGCAGGTTGCCCAGGATGTGCGCGCCGATCCCGTGACCGGTGGCGCTGGCGCCGTAGACGGCGATGCCCCGGGGCGCCAGCAGCCGGGCGATCGACCGGGCCTCGGTGACGTGCTCGCGGGACTCCTGCACCTCACGGGACTTCTCGGTGGGCTCGATCGGGAAGCCCAGGTGCACCACCCCGTCGGCGTAGCGGCGCTGCACCTGGTAGCCGGTGTCGCCGAAGACCCGCAGCATGCCGCTGTTCTCCGGCAGCACCTCGGCCACGAACCGGGTGATGCCGTGCTCACGGGCGGCGTCGGCGAGATGCTCCAGCAGCACCGAGCCGATGCCCCGGCCCTGGAGCGCGTCCTCCACCACGAAGGCGACCTCGGCCTCCGGGGAGTCCGGGCCGAGCCGTTCGTACCGGCCGACCGCCGTGATCCGCCCGTCGGCGACGGTGACGAACGCCTCCCGGTCGCGGTGGTCGACGTTCACGAACCGGTGCAGGTCGCGTTCCGGGATCCGGGGGTACGGCGAGAAGTAGCGGAGGTACCGGGTCCGGTCGCTCATCCGGGAGTGGAAGTCCACGATGGCCGGCGCGTCCTCCGGCCGGATCCGGCGCAGGTGCGCCGTGGTGCCGTCGGAGAGCAGGACGTCCGCACTGCGTTCCACCGTCAGTCCCGGGGATCGTGCGGGTCGAGGCCGTACAGCGGGAAGACCGCCGTCCGGGTGGCGAGGACGGCGCGGTCCACGGCGTCCTCGTTCGGGCCGGGCCAGCGTTCCACCGGCGGCTCGATCCCGTCGGTCATCGTCTCCGGGACGGTGGTCCCCGGCCGGCGCGACCCGGCCAGCGCACGCCACGGCTGCGGGATCCGGGTCTCCGGGGGCAGCGGGTCGCCGGTGACCACGGCGAGCAGGTGCGCCC includes these proteins:
- a CDS encoding sporulation protein — its product is MVFKKMLQALGVGGPSVDTVLTNPNTYPGGFLEGHVHVVGGDHAVDIEYVAVALTTRVEVESGDSEYQSNQEFQRQRLTGSFKLEPGVRHDVPFRFEVPWQTPITEVYGQHLHGMTMGLATELEVARAVDKSDLDTVAVHPLPAQERILNALLQIGFRFSKADVEQGRVYGVEQHLPFYQEIEFYPPPQYASGINQLELTFLPTPQKLQVVLELDKRGGVFTEGHDAFGSFDVDYATADQVDWVSRLDQWLRQSASRRGLFF
- a CDS encoding bifunctional acetate--CoA ligase family protein/GNAT family N-acetyltransferase → MERSADVLLSDGTTAHLRRIRPEDAPAIVDFHSRMSDRTRYLRYFSPYPRIPERDLHRFVNVDHRDREAFVTVADGRITAVGRYERLGPDSPEAEVAFVVEDALQGRGIGSVLLEHLADAAREHGITRFVAEVLPENSGMLRVFGDTGYQVQRRYADGVVHLGFPIEPTEKSREVQESREHVTEARSIARLLAPRGIAVYGASATGHGIGAHILGNLRDGGYTGAIVPVHPSAERVAGLTAYRMASEAGVPIDLALIAVPADRVAEAGRDAARAGAGGAVVVSAGFAETGPEGGAQQRGLIEAARAAGLRVVGPSSFGIANTDPGVRLNATLSPRLPIAGRVGFFSQSGALGVALLAEADRRGLGLSSFVSAGNRADVSGNDLLQYWQDDPGTDVVLLYLETFGNPRKFARLARRMSRIKPVVAVASATRPPGLAGDTPGPDAHAVTALFARSGVIRVDTVQELFDVGMILAHQPLPTGRRVAVVGNSSALAELAVVACRSAGLLVADGYPHDTGPDAGAHDLADALADAAVDDRVDALLVVFAPPVPGRHADEDADFAAALASVALAGEKPTVATMVFGQAPPRVPGYPSVEEAVRALSRVADYADWLRRPPGVLPELSGVDPVAAETAEDPAGLLAAYGIPVVPAMQVTDEDAAVDAAAEVGYPVALKAAGGSLRHRIDLGAVRLTLAGEEGVRAAYRELAGDFGPDVLVQTMVPPGVACVVEMVEDPAFGPVIGFGLGGVASELLGDLAWRAAPLTDRAAEALVDEPRAAPLLHGYRGSTPVDRAALIDLLLRVGRLADEHPRVRSLTLNPVLARPDGWTVLHAAVEFGDPGARPDTGPRRLRRV
- a CDS encoding HhH-GPD-type base excision DNA repair protein, whose protein sequence is MIVVTFSLPVPAEANDLLNRDPLAVTLGIVLDQQITLEKAFTSPWVLAQRLGHEPTATEIADFDSERLIAIFAEPPALHRFPKAMAVRSQEVCRIIADRYDGDPANLWRDAKTGAELYRRILALPGFGKQKAQIFVALLGKLYDVRPEGWREAAGGYGEEGSYRSVADIVDADSLARVRAYKKQAKAEAKAAKEA
- the dtd gene encoding D-aminoacyl-tRNA deacylase yields the protein MRAVVQTVSRASVTVDDEVVGKIEDGLLVLVGVTHDDTAAKAAELARKTWELRVLDDRSAADHNAPILVVSQFTLYGDARKGRRPSWSAAAPAETAEPLVEEYVTALRARGATVETGRFRAHMLVESVNVGPCTVLLEL